CTGCAGCCAGGCGGTCGCCCCGGCGATGAAGGCCGCCCGCTACGGCCGGATCGTCAACATCTCGAGCGGCGCGGGCCTGGGCGTCAGCCTGACCGGCATCCAGGCTTACGCGGCGGCGAAGGCCGGGCAGATCGGGCTCACGCGCCAGCTCGCGCACGAGCTGGGGTCGTGGGGCATCACGGTCAATTGCGTGGCGCCCGGCTTCGTGCGTAGCAATCCGAGCACCGAACGACAGTGGGAGTCGTACGGCGATGAAGGACAGCGGCGTCTGGTCGAGGCGATCGCGCTACGCCGCCTCGGCACGCCGGACGACGTCGTCCCCGGTGTGCTGTATTTCGCGAGCGAGTTTGCCGGGTGGACCACCGGCCAGACGCTGGCGATCGACGGCGGGCGATGAGTCGTTCACAGGCGAGCCGGGGAAGCTCGCGCGCCTCGTCCGGAAG
Above is a genomic segment from Candidatus Sulfotelmatobacter sp. containing:
- a CDS encoding SDR family oxidoreductase, with translation MQIRFDQRVVIVTGAAHGIGRAIALAFAELGARVIGCDLLAEELRETERMAATGSSRLTARPLDVTSRDAVQAMAGETLATFGRIDILVNDAGGVLGQVGRPLEEVSESDWGAIVAANLDGAFFCSQAVAPAMKAARYGRIVNISSGAGLGVSLTGIQAYAAAKAGQIGLTRQLAHELGSWGITVNCVAPGFVRSNPSTERQWESYGDEGQRRLVEAIALRRLGTPDDVVPGVLYFASEFAGWTTGQTLAIDGGR